The following are from one region of the Methanospirillum hungatei genome:
- a CDS encoding VWA domain-containing protein has translation MNHLFPFTEITGQEHAKKALLCALVCDDIRSILILGNPGTAKSALVRSVETLTDRKKVITIPQNVTYDRLLGTIDLEKVITSGNMHVHPGILQEGNNQILYADDINLMDEGVIQSILSTSETGQYLLEREGLSRMISTRFTFLASMDPAEGELSSGQMDRFDLCIRTDQITETGMRAEIIRKALSFEHSPDAFVLGCEKETDDLKKNIQAAKERFLYVSIPDGHADLISSLCIELAVQGYRGDIAVARTAKALAALDRRDEVIFDDIKLAALFALEHRRGDRQDRPPHPPHSEKEERPEQDSDKNRSEKQNQPDTRSDDQIGEQDKKNQEKNQIPTPPPDRYFDIGSPFEVIRYLDENTWQVTQKQKSGRRSRVISSDSSGHYRSFRYPGRCRNDIAVDATIRAAAPYQRIRNRNGLAISVKKTDIREKVREKKIAHTILFLVDASGSMGVQKRMVAVKGAILSLLNDAYQKRDRVGLMIFRGDSADLLLPPTRSPELAAKLLKAIPTGGKTPLLKGLTEGYLLLTRGKYAAPGENKSIVLLTDGRGNMPLTNKAPGEELALIARKITGTGVRFVVVDTESGFPRLDRARILARDLNGSYFRLEDLSIHGLAGCVNELMYSER, from the coding sequence ATGAATCATCTTTTCCCTTTTACCGAAATAACCGGGCAGGAACATGCCAAAAAAGCACTGTTATGTGCTCTTGTTTGTGATGATATCCGCAGTATTCTCATTCTGGGAAATCCGGGAACGGCCAAGTCTGCTCTGGTACGGTCGGTTGAGACTCTTACGGATAGGAAAAAGGTCATCACGATTCCCCAGAATGTAACCTATGACCGGCTTTTAGGGACCATTGACCTGGAAAAAGTGATTACCAGTGGTAATATGCATGTCCATCCAGGAATCTTACAGGAAGGGAATAACCAGATCCTGTATGCAGATGATATCAACCTGATGGATGAAGGAGTCATTCAGAGTATTCTCTCGACATCTGAAACCGGTCAGTATCTGCTTGAGCGGGAAGGGTTATCCCGGATGATTTCAACCCGGTTTACCTTTCTGGCAAGTATGGATCCTGCGGAAGGAGAATTGTCTTCTGGTCAGATGGATCGGTTTGACCTCTGTATCAGAACTGATCAGATAACCGAAACCGGAATGCGGGCAGAAATAATCCGTAAAGCTCTTAGTTTTGAACATTCTCCTGATGCCTTTGTCCTTGGATGTGAAAAGGAAACGGATGATCTAAAAAAAAATATCCAGGCCGCAAAGGAACGGTTTCTCTATGTAAGCATCCCTGATGGTCATGCAGATCTGATATCATCACTCTGTATCGAACTGGCAGTACAAGGATATCGGGGGGATATTGCTGTTGCCAGGACTGCAAAAGCTCTTGCAGCACTTGACCGGAGAGATGAGGTAATATTCGATGACATCAAACTTGCTGCCCTTTTTGCTCTAGAGCACCGGAGAGGTGACCGCCAGGATCGGCCTCCTCATCCGCCCCATTCTGAAAAAGAGGAGAGACCTGAGCAGGATTCCGATAAAAATAGATCAGAAAAACAAAATCAGCCTGATACGAGGTCAGATGATCAGATTGGTGAGCAGGACAAGAAAAACCAGGAAAAAAATCAAATCCCTACTCCCCCTCCTGACCGCTATTTTGATATTGGATCTCCCTTTGAGGTAATCAGGTACCTGGATGAAAATACCTGGCAGGTGACACAGAAACAAAAAAGCGGCCGGAGAAGCAGGGTAATCAGTTCTGATTCATCAGGTCATTATCGTTCATTCCGGTATCCCGGAAGATGCAGAAATGATATTGCGGTTGATGCAACCATTCGTGCAGCAGCTCCGTATCAAAGGATACGGAACAGAAACGGGCTTGCAATATCTGTGAAAAAAACCGACATCAGAGAGAAAGTCAGGGAAAAGAAAATTGCACATACGATTCTGTTTCTTGTTGATGCCAGCGGCTCGATGGGGGTGCAGAAACGTATGGTGGCAGTAAAAGGTGCAATTTTATCATTGCTCAACGATGCATACCAGAAACGTGATAGGGTTGGTCTTATGATCTTTAGGGGTGATTCTGCAGATCTTCTTCTTCCTCCAACACGAAGCCCGGAGCTTGCAGCAAAATTGCTGAAAGCAATTCCAACCGGTGGGAAAACTCCCCTTCTAAAGGGTTTAACTGAAGGATACCTGCTGCTTACTCGTGGTAAGTATGCAGCACCCGGTGAGAATAAATCCATTGTTCTTCTGACTGATGGGAGGGGAAATATGCCTCTTACTAATAAAGCCCCCGGAGAAGAGCTGGCTTTAATTGCCCGAAAAATCACCGGGACTGGTGTCAGGTTTGTGGTAGTAGATACAGAGTCCGGATTTCCCCGACTTGACAGGGCACGTATTCTTGCACGTGATCTGAATGGATCTTATTTCCGACTTGAAGATTTGAGTATTCATGGCCTTGCCGGCTGTGTTAACGAATTG